One stretch of Hevea brasiliensis isolate MT/VB/25A 57/8 chromosome 12, ASM3005281v1, whole genome shotgun sequence DNA includes these proteins:
- the LOC131171102 gene encoding protein FAR1-RELATED SEQUENCE 5-like, translating to MAGLSQGRSYRRQLFDEIFDFSEDDSLFTEDVEEDESAGDQDMNEGGIRAVANTNAIEEGPLTGMLFPCISTMFNFYKEHARLKGFSVFKRSAVNVRGGSRKYQTISCDKGRKAIGAKSSKMINCPAKINAILRENGMWQISKVISSHNHELEPSMSRLMVAHSSSGGPENLSRLSKDCETSLSERGGYDLVMVMLRLYVSCFQMFYGFILVVEPHEEFNDVVSFDTTYLVNRYKLPFATIVGINASMRKAIREVMPNTRHRFCLWHILCKVPEKFKGVTDYDSACLEFKAVIYDSLTIEMFERNWNEFVVKHGLERNEWLSKLYVDREYWVPIYLNHTFWAGMVSTHRSESMHAYFDGYVNSMSTLKQFVEQDEIAMCDKNEKEFYVDFKSKTQLVNCISAFKWEQYFKRHLLIQYSSSLKRRLNECGIAMSFSQSRGKA from the exons atggcGGGGTTAAGTCAGGGAAGGTCATATCGTAGGCAAttgtttgatgagatatttgattttagtgaagatgatagTTTGTTCACTGAAGATGTGGAGGAAGATGAATCAGCTGGTGATCAAGATATGAACGAAGGAGGCATTAGAGCAGTAGCAAACACTAATGCTATTGAAGAAGGTCCTCTAACAGGGATGTTATTTCCTTGTATCAGCACTATGTTCAACTTCTATAAAGAACATGCTAGATTGAAAGGTTTTAGTGTTTTCAAAAGATCAGCAGTTAATGTACGGGGTGGATCTCGCAAATATCAAACAATTAGTTGCGATAAAGGAAGGAAAGCAATTGGTGCGAAATCATCAAAAATGATAAATTGTCCTGCAAAGATTAATGCAATCCTAAGAGAAAATGGAATGTGGCAGATTTCAAAAGTTATTTCAAGTCACAATCACGAATTGGAACCTTCTATGTCTAGATTGATGGTTGCTCACAG TTCAAGCGGTGGACCAGAAAATTTAAGTCGCTTGTCAAAGGATTGTGAAACTTCATTGAGCGAAAGAGGAGGCTACGACTTGGTGATGGTGATGCTGAGGCTATACGTAAGTT GCTTTCAAATGTTCTATGGGTTCATCCTCGTAGTAGAGCCGCACGAGGAATTCAATGATGTTGTTAGTTTTGACACTACTTACCTTGTTAATCGATACAAGTTGCCATTTGCCACCATTGTTGGA ATCAATGCGAGCATGAGGAAAGCCATTAGGGAGGTAATGCCTAATACTAGACACAGATTTTGCTTGTGGCATATATTATGCAAGGTACCTGAGAAGTTTAAGGGTGTTACTGATTATGATAGTGCATGCCTTGAGTTTAAAGCTGTAATATATGATAGCTTAACCATCGAGATGTTTGAGAGAAATTGGAATGAGTTTGTGGTGAAGCATGGGTTGGAAAGAAATGAATGGCTTTCCAAACTATATGTTGATAGGGAGTATTGGGTTCCAATTTATCTCAATCACACATTTTGGGCTGGAATGGTTTCGACTCATAGGAGTGAGAGCATGCATGCCTATTTTGATGGGTATGTTAACTCAATGAGCACACTAAAGCAATTTGTGGAGCAAGATGAGATTGCTATGTGTGACAAGAATGAAAAGGAGTTCTATGTCGATTTCAAATCAAAAACACAGCTTGTAAATTGCATATCTGCTTTTAAATGGGAACAATATTTCAAAAGGCATTTACTAATTCAATATTCAAGCTCGCTCAAGAGGAGATTAAACGAATGTGGTATTGCCATGTCATTCAGCCAATCAAGAGGGAAGGCGTGA